A region of Paraburkholderia sp. BL23I1N1 DNA encodes the following proteins:
- a CDS encoding ABC transporter ATP-binding protein: MSFLTLTDVAKSFGDLQAVADVNLSVEKGEFVSLLGPSGCGKTTTLQMIAGFVETTRGRITLDGRDITHMKPNKRGLGIVFQSYALFPHMSVADNVGFGLEMRNVDKAERKERVREALALVRLDTLAHRFPRELSGGQRQRVALARAIVIAPPVLLLDEPMSNLDAKLREDMQFELRAIQRKIGTTTIMVTHDQSEALSISDRVVVMEAGRITQIDTPYAAYERPENRFVSQFIGKANMLAGKVVARDGDAIRIDLGHDLAETGHTAQLPLRERVIGVGDAVTLCIRPEKLRLCAPHTGRLAATVTSRFFLGSQWLYRVDSRLGEVLVCCQNEGTEPLPEGAAVGVDWNSEAIRFIQRDADHG; the protein is encoded by the coding sequence ATGTCGTTCCTCACACTCACCGACGTAGCGAAATCGTTCGGCGATCTGCAGGCAGTCGCGGACGTGAACCTGTCGGTTGAAAAAGGCGAGTTCGTTTCGCTGCTCGGGCCGTCCGGCTGCGGCAAGACCACCACGTTGCAGATGATCGCGGGCTTTGTCGAAACGACGCGCGGACGGATCACGCTCGACGGCCGTGACATCACACACATGAAGCCGAATAAGCGCGGCCTGGGCATCGTGTTCCAGAGCTACGCGCTGTTTCCGCATATGAGCGTCGCGGACAACGTCGGTTTTGGACTGGAAATGCGCAACGTCGACAAGGCCGAGCGCAAGGAGCGCGTGCGCGAAGCGCTGGCACTGGTGCGGCTCGATACGCTCGCGCATCGCTTTCCGCGCGAGTTGTCCGGCGGTCAGCGGCAGCGTGTGGCGCTCGCCCGCGCGATCGTGATCGCGCCGCCCGTGCTGCTGCTCGACGAACCGATGTCGAATCTCGACGCCAAGCTGCGCGAAGACATGCAGTTCGAACTGCGCGCCATCCAACGCAAGATCGGCACGACCACCATCATGGTCACGCACGACCAGTCGGAAGCGCTCTCGATCAGCGACCGGGTGGTGGTAATGGAAGCCGGCCGCATCACGCAAATCGACACGCCCTACGCAGCGTACGAACGGCCTGAAAACCGATTCGTCTCGCAGTTCATCGGCAAGGCGAACATGCTGGCCGGCAAGGTGGTGGCGCGCGACGGCGACGCGATCCGCATCGACCTCGGACACGACCTCGCCGAAACCGGCCATACCGCGCAACTGCCCCTGCGCGAGCGTGTGATCGGCGTGGGCGACGCGGTCACGTTGTGCATTCGTCCGGAAAAGCTGCGCCTGTGCGCGCCGCACACGGGACGTCTGGCGGCCACCGTGACGAGCCGCTTCTTCCTCGGCAGCCAGTGGCTGTATCGCGTGGACAGCCGGCTCGGCGAAGTGCTGGTGTGCTGCCAGAACGAAGGCACCGAGCCCCTGCCGGAAGGCGCGGCGGTCGGCGTGGACTGGAACAGCGAGGCGATCCGCTTCATTCAACGGGATGCGGATCATGGCTAG
- a CDS encoding ABC transporter permease, translating to MRKNGPIALIFHTLVIAFVLAPLVIVVLVAFTPDETLTLPTHGVSLRWFRAILNYPDFISAFYNSLKLAFASATLSLIVALPAALAIGRARFPGRGFLNGLLLSPLVIPGLVLGIALLRFFALIGATGSFAWLVLAHMIIITPFVMRLVLASVSGLDRSVEHAAHSLGADAWTTFRRVTFPMILPGITGGWLLAFINSFDELTMSIFVTSPQTVTLPVRMYMYATESIDPMMASVSALVIFITAGAMLLLDRVYGLNRILIGQH from the coding sequence ATGAGAAAAAACGGCCCCATTGCGCTGATTTTCCACACGCTCGTGATTGCGTTCGTGCTCGCGCCGCTCGTGATCGTCGTGCTGGTTGCCTTCACGCCCGACGAAACACTCACGCTGCCCACGCACGGCGTATCGCTGCGCTGGTTCCGCGCGATCCTCAATTACCCGGACTTCATCTCGGCGTTCTACAACAGTCTCAAGCTGGCGTTTGCCTCGGCGACGCTCTCGTTAATCGTCGCGTTGCCGGCAGCTCTGGCGATCGGCCGCGCCCGTTTTCCGGGCCGCGGCTTTCTCAACGGCTTATTGCTGTCGCCGCTGGTAATTCCAGGGCTCGTGCTCGGCATCGCGCTGCTGCGCTTCTTCGCATTGATCGGCGCAACCGGTTCGTTCGCGTGGCTCGTGCTCGCGCACATGATCATCATCACGCCGTTCGTGATGCGGCTCGTGCTGGCCTCGGTGAGCGGTCTCGACCGCAGCGTCGAGCATGCCGCGCACTCGCTCGGCGCCGATGCGTGGACCACGTTTCGCCGCGTCACCTTTCCGATGATTCTGCCGGGCATTACCGGCGGCTGGCTGCTCGCGTTCATCAACAGCTTCGATGAACTGACGATGTCGATTTTCGTCACCTCGCCACAAACCGTCACGCTGCCGGTTCGCATGTACATGTACGCGACCGAATCGATCGATCCGATGATGGCCTCCGTCTCGGCGCTGGTGATCTTCATCACCGCCGGCGCGATGCTGCTGCTCGATCGCGTGTATGGGCTCAACCGGATCCTGATCGGCCAGCACTGA
- a CDS encoding NAD(P)/FAD-dependent oxidoreductase → MSNEHRVVIVGAGPAGVRAAETLVAAGVKPIVLDENARWGGQIYRQPPANGAFQRSKKTLYGFEAHKADALHTTMAALLPHLDYCPDTLAWACEPGRLDTLHAGREISVPFSHLIIASGATDRVLPVPGWTLPGVYTLGAAQVALKAQGCAIGQRVVLAGTGPLLYLVAYQYVKAGAQVVAVLDTSPLSQQMAAAPKLARQPATFAKGLHYVGWLITRGVRIERDVSLIGIRGEHGVSAIEWRSSRGNPKIESIACDAVGISFGLKPETQLADLAGCRFRFDTHNRCWLPELDPAGRSTVRGIYLAGDGAGIAGADAAELAGRRTALALLDDLGIAHPRGLGMRDVASLERSLQRIAVFRQGIEAAFALPEKCAAQWPDEMTVCRCEEVDAGTLRRCIRGGEANEINGLKALTRVGMGRCQGRMCGEAALTLLAEETGQPLEAVGRLRSQPPVKPIPLSPAIYADGVAEIPEEARDE, encoded by the coding sequence ATGAGCAACGAACACCGCGTGGTTATCGTCGGCGCGGGGCCGGCTGGCGTGCGCGCCGCCGAGACACTCGTTGCAGCAGGCGTCAAGCCGATCGTGCTGGATGAAAACGCCCGTTGGGGCGGTCAGATCTATCGTCAACCGCCCGCGAACGGCGCGTTCCAGCGCTCGAAGAAAACACTCTACGGTTTTGAAGCGCACAAGGCCGACGCATTGCATACGACGATGGCCGCGCTGCTTCCGCACCTCGACTATTGCCCCGACACACTGGCCTGGGCGTGTGAACCCGGCCGGCTCGATACGCTGCACGCGGGACGGGAAATCAGCGTGCCGTTTTCGCATCTGATCATCGCCAGCGGCGCCACCGATCGCGTGCTGCCGGTGCCGGGCTGGACGTTGCCCGGTGTCTACACGCTGGGCGCGGCGCAGGTCGCCTTGAAAGCGCAGGGCTGTGCGATCGGTCAGCGCGTGGTGCTCGCCGGCACCGGGCCACTGCTCTATCTCGTGGCCTATCAGTATGTGAAAGCCGGCGCACAGGTGGTGGCCGTGCTCGACACGAGTCCGTTATCGCAGCAGATGGCCGCGGCGCCGAAACTCGCGCGGCAACCTGCTACGTTCGCCAAGGGTCTCCATTACGTCGGCTGGCTAATCACGCGCGGCGTGCGGATCGAACGCGATGTGAGCCTGATCGGCATTCGCGGCGAGCACGGCGTGAGCGCGATTGAATGGCGCTCTTCGAGAGGCAACCCGAAAATCGAAAGTATCGCGTGCGACGCCGTCGGCATCAGCTTCGGCCTGAAGCCTGAAACCCAACTCGCCGATCTCGCCGGGTGCCGCTTCCGCTTCGATACGCACAACCGGTGCTGGCTGCCCGAGCTCGACCCCGCCGGGCGCAGCACCGTGCGCGGCATCTATCTGGCGGGCGATGGCGCGGGCATCGCGGGCGCCGACGCTGCCGAACTCGCGGGCCGTCGCACGGCGTTGGCGCTACTCGACGACCTCGGCATCGCCCATCCGCGTGGCCTCGGCATGCGCGACGTGGCTTCCCTCGAACGCAGCCTGCAACGTATCGCCGTGTTTCGCCAAGGCATCGAGGCGGCATTCGCACTACCCGAAAAATGCGCCGCGCAATGGCCCGACGAGATGACCGTGTGCCGCTGCGAAGAAGTCGATGCGGGCACCTTGCGGCGCTGTATCCGCGGTGGCGAAGCGAACGAGATCAATGGCCTGAAGGCGCTCACGCGAGTCGGCATGGGCCGCTGCCAGGGGCGCATGTGCGGTGAAGCGGCTTTGACGCTGCTTGCGGAAGAAACTGGCCAACCCCTCGAAGCCGTCGGCCGCTTGCGCAGCCAGCCGCCCGTCAAACCGATTCCGCTATCGCCCGCCATCTACGCCGATGGCGTCGCGGAGATTCCCGAAGAGGCGCGCGATGAGTGA
- a CDS encoding ABC transporter ATP-binding protein: MPLLEVKDLSVRFTRREGAPVDAVQRVSFSLEAGRTLGIVGESGSGKSQTVMALLGLLAGNGKVSGTATYRGENLLTMNEAELNRIRGDRIGMIFQDPMTSLNPFLTIERQMTETLQLHRKMSRREARRRAIETLETVRIPDAARRINMYPHEFSGGMRQRVMIAMALLSEPEILIADEPTTALDVTVQAQIIELLRELNRERGTAIILITHDMGVVAGLCDDVMVMYAGQTVEQANAATLFAAPTHPYTIGLLNALPRLTDDDDRPLQTIPGNPPLPGEVGEGCAFAPRCAYCSERCRASRPALVASPTAAGALRACHRPVQDIMEVQHV, translated from the coding sequence ATGCCGCTACTCGAAGTCAAAGACCTGAGCGTGCGCTTCACGCGCCGCGAGGGCGCACCCGTCGACGCGGTGCAGCGCGTGTCGTTTTCGCTCGAAGCGGGCCGCACGCTCGGCATTGTCGGTGAATCGGGCTCGGGCAAAAGCCAGACGGTCATGGCGCTGCTCGGCCTGCTGGCCGGCAACGGCAAGGTATCGGGTACTGCGACCTATCGCGGCGAAAACCTGCTGACGATGAACGAAGCCGAGCTGAACAGGATTCGCGGCGACCGCATCGGCATGATCTTTCAGGACCCGATGACCTCGCTCAACCCGTTCCTCACAATCGAACGGCAGATGACCGAGACGCTGCAACTGCATCGCAAGATGTCGCGCCGCGAAGCGCGCCGCCGCGCGATCGAAACGCTCGAAACGGTGCGTATTCCCGATGCCGCGCGGCGCATCAACATGTATCCGCACGAGTTTTCCGGCGGCATGCGGCAGCGCGTGATGATCGCAATGGCCCTCCTCTCCGAGCCGGAAATCCTGATCGCCGACGAGCCGACCACCGCGCTCGACGTGACCGTGCAGGCGCAGATCATCGAGTTGCTGCGCGAGCTGAACCGCGAACGCGGCACCGCGATCATTCTGATCACGCACGACATGGGCGTCGTGGCCGGATTGTGCGACGACGTGATGGTGATGTACGCCGGACAGACCGTTGAGCAGGCGAACGCCGCGACGCTGTTCGCCGCGCCGACGCATCCGTACACGATCGGCCTCTTGAACGCGCTGCCGCGCCTGACTGACGACGATGACCGTCCGCTGCAAACCATTCCCGGCAATCCGCCGTTGCCCGGCGAAGTCGGCGAGGGTTGCGCATTCGCGCCGCGCTGCGCGTATTGCAGCGAGCGGTGCCGCGCGTCACGGCCTGCGCTCGTGGCGTCGCCTACGGCTGCGGGCGCATTGCGCGCTTGCCACCGGCCAGTGCAGGACATCATGGAGGTACAACACGTATGA
- a CDS encoding (2Fe-2S)-binding protein gives MSSTAFSHMPSKLLSSEPATLKRDAQFVRVAETHREPLSFFIDGHEVTALHGDTLLTAVLMHQRRLRESEFSGAPRAGFCLIGACQDCWMRTEEGVRLRACSTLVAQGMRVVTRLAEAASVVDSASAAIADGDTP, from the coding sequence ATGTCTTCTACCGCCTTCTCTCACATGCCGTCGAAATTGCTGTCTTCCGAACCCGCTACGCTGAAGCGCGATGCGCAATTCGTACGCGTCGCGGAGACGCACCGTGAACCGCTCAGCTTTTTTATCGACGGCCACGAAGTCACCGCGTTGCATGGCGACACATTGCTCACCGCCGTGTTGATGCACCAACGCCGCCTGCGCGAAAGCGAATTCAGCGGCGCGCCACGCGCCGGCTTCTGCCTGATCGGCGCTTGCCAGGACTGCTGGATGCGTACCGAAGAAGGTGTGCGCTTGCGCGCGTGCTCGACGCTCGTGGCGCAAGGCATGCGTGTGGTCACACGGCTCGCTGAAGCTGCTTCTGTCGTTGATTCCGCCTCCGCTGCGATTGCCGACGGAGACACGCCATGA
- a CDS encoding IclR family transcriptional regulator, whose protein sequence is MNAAAKRDADPALAETGSAPGPGMLERAFSVIRALSEAQPDGGRVTRLAKAVGLTQGTVHRILHALIAEGIVEQDENSKLYRLSVDFFALAAQAGNPSGMRTLCRPALLRLCASLGDTIFLLVKSSFDAVCLDICEGPFPIRSFTGDIGGRVALGVGQGSLAILAFLPEAEREEIIRFNVPRIRGYGVLDEVYLRTEIERVRQLGYAGRNSGVLDGMAGVAVPILDRTGVAVAALSVGTLAARLGDDRLPMVVELLRRQADAIGPQTNPFDVALRRPMHGLSRAMTTERIGG, encoded by the coding sequence ATGAATGCTGCCGCCAAACGAGATGCCGATCCCGCACTGGCCGAAACGGGTAGCGCACCCGGACCCGGGATGCTGGAGCGCGCCTTCTCTGTGATCCGCGCGTTATCGGAAGCGCAGCCTGACGGCGGCCGCGTCACCCGTCTCGCGAAAGCGGTGGGGCTGACGCAAGGCACGGTGCACCGCATTCTTCATGCACTGATCGCGGAAGGCATTGTTGAACAGGACGAAAATTCGAAGCTGTATCGGCTGAGTGTCGATTTCTTTGCGCTCGCGGCGCAGGCCGGCAATCCGAGCGGCATGCGCACCCTGTGCCGTCCCGCGTTGCTGCGCTTGTGCGCGAGTCTCGGCGACACGATTTTTCTGCTGGTTAAAAGCAGCTTCGACGCGGTGTGTCTCGACATTTGCGAAGGGCCGTTTCCGATTCGCTCTTTCACTGGCGATATCGGCGGGCGCGTGGCCTTGGGTGTCGGTCAGGGGAGTCTGGCGATTCTCGCGTTCCTGCCTGAAGCGGAACGTGAAGAGATTATTCGCTTTAACGTGCCGCGTATTCGTGGCTATGGCGTGCTCGACGAAGTGTATTTGCGCACCGAGATCGAACGCGTGCGCCAACTCGGTTACGCGGGCCGCAATAGCGGGGTGCTCGACGGCATGGCGGGCGTGGCCGTGCCGATTCTGGACCGTACCGGCGTGGCGGTGGCGGCGCTGAGCGTCGGCACCCTGGCGGCGCGTCTCGGCGACGATCGCCTGCCGATGGTTGTTGAATTGCTGCGCCGCCAGGCGGATGCGATCGGGCCGCAAACCAATCCCTTCGATGTCGCGTTGCGCCGGCCGATGCATGGCTTGTCGCGTGCGATGACTACTGAGCGGATTGGCGGATAG
- a CDS encoding ABC transporter permease subunit: MLAYTLRRTLWAIPTILAVITAWYLLLHLTPGGPFDTEKHLSAAVLANLNAKYHLDEPLWLQYFHYLGSLLHGDLGPSFRYADWSVNDLVWKALPVSLGVGGVSVPIAVVIGVTLGTLAAVRRDRFIDHLVMVLGNIGNVVPPFVLGPVLVWIFAILLKTSEGHGWLPAGGWGEGEWRYRVLPIELLTIINVAAIARVMRGSMIEVLSGNFIRTARAKGLPGRTIVLRHALKPALMPVVSLLGSICISSITAAVVTESVFALPGLGQLVVNGAINRDYTLVLGLVVLTTAVAVLFNLLVDLAYAWLDPRIRY; encoded by the coding sequence ATGCTGGCCTATACGCTGCGCCGCACGCTCTGGGCGATCCCGACGATTCTCGCCGTGATCACCGCGTGGTATCTGCTGCTGCACCTCACCCCGGGCGGCCCGTTCGACACCGAGAAACACCTGTCGGCGGCCGTGCTCGCGAACCTCAACGCCAAGTATCACCTCGACGAACCGCTGTGGTTGCAGTACTTCCACTACCTCGGTTCGCTGTTGCACGGCGACCTCGGTCCGTCGTTCCGCTACGCCGACTGGTCGGTCAACGATCTGGTGTGGAAGGCGTTGCCGGTGAGTCTCGGCGTGGGCGGCGTATCGGTGCCGATCGCGGTGGTGATCGGCGTCACGCTCGGCACGCTGGCCGCCGTGCGGCGCGACCGTTTCATCGATCATCTGGTGATGGTGCTCGGCAATATCGGCAACGTGGTGCCGCCGTTCGTGCTGGGCCCGGTGCTGGTGTGGATCTTCGCGATCCTGCTGAAGACCTCCGAAGGCCATGGCTGGCTGCCGGCCGGCGGCTGGGGCGAAGGCGAATGGCGCTACCGCGTGCTGCCGATCGAACTGCTCACCATCATCAACGTCGCCGCGATCGCTCGTGTAATGCGCGGCAGCATGATCGAAGTGCTGTCGGGCAACTTCATCCGCACCGCGCGCGCCAAGGGCCTGCCGGGACGCACGATCGTGTTGCGCCATGCGTTGAAGCCCGCGCTGATGCCGGTGGTGTCGCTGCTCGGCTCGATCTGCATCTCGTCGATCACCGCGGCGGTGGTCACCGAGTCGGTGTTCGCCCTGCCCGGCCTCGGGCAACTGGTCGTCAACGGCGCGATCAACCGCGACTACACGCTCGTGCTCGGCCTCGTCGTGCTGACCACCGCGGTCGCCGTCCTGTTCAATCTGCTGGTCGATCTGGCATACGCCTGGCTCGATCCGCGCATCCGGTACTGA
- a CDS encoding ABC transporter permease: MPRSIQSTAAALDPLAAIARAPRSRGPLATAALRFVRNRAAFSGFVVLLLIVIACVAGPWFLPNNPIDSDWSAISLAPTLQNMHWFGTDELGRDLLARTLQGGRVSLEVGLLGTLVSGLIGVAYGATAGYLGGRVDAVMMRIVDMMYAIPYMLIAILMMTMFGRAFYLVVLTISAFSWLDMARVVRGQTLSLRSREFIDAARAIGVSSPSIIARHIVPNLLGVVVVYASVTVPNIVLTESVLSFLGLGVQEPMTSWGVLIQDGAQKLESMPWLLLCPAVMLCVTLYCVNFVGDGLRDAFDPKDR, translated from the coding sequence ATGCCCCGCTCAATTCAATCGACTGCCGCGGCGCTCGATCCGCTCGCGGCCATCGCAAGGGCGCCGCGTTCGCGCGGGCCGCTCGCCACCGCCGCGCTGCGCTTCGTGCGCAATCGCGCGGCGTTTTCCGGCTTTGTCGTCTTGCTGCTGATCGTGATTGCCTGCGTGGCCGGTCCGTGGTTTCTGCCGAACAATCCGATCGACAGCGACTGGAGCGCGATCAGCCTCGCGCCGACGCTGCAAAACATGCACTGGTTCGGCACCGACGAACTCGGCCGCGACCTGCTCGCGCGTACGCTGCAAGGCGGGCGTGTGTCGCTGGAAGTGGGTCTGCTCGGCACGCTCGTGTCGGGGCTGATCGGCGTGGCGTATGGTGCCACCGCGGGCTATCTGGGCGGCCGTGTCGATGCGGTGATGATGCGCATCGTCGACATGATGTACGCGATCCCCTACATGCTGATCGCGATCCTGATGATGACGATGTTCGGCCGCGCGTTCTACCTGGTGGTGCTGACCATCAGCGCGTTCTCGTGGCTCGACATGGCGCGCGTGGTGCGCGGCCAGACGCTGTCGCTGCGCTCGCGGGAATTTATCGACGCCGCCCGGGCAATCGGCGTGAGTTCGCCGTCGATCATCGCGCGCCATATCGTGCCGAATCTGCTCGGCGTGGTGGTGGTGTATGCCAGCGTGACGGTGCCCAACATCGTGCTGACCGAATCCGTGCTGTCGTTCCTCGGCCTCGGCGTGCAGGAACCCATGACGAGCTGGGGCGTGCTGATTCAGGACGGCGCGCAGAAGCTTGAATCGATGCCGTGGCTGCTGCTGTGCCCGGCGGTGATGCTGTGCGTCACCTTGTATTGCGTGAATTTCGTCGGCGACGGTCTGCGCGACGCATTCGATCCGAAGGACCGCTGA
- a CDS encoding ABC transporter permease — translation MASTLPASNDNSVKTGHVRRAPWQAFVPLWLMCAPAFLLFAALVLVPLVMTLVLTFYRFDPASGPLAAFQFGNYAEVLKSSYFHTIFLRTFGIAFLTTLLCIVIGTPEAYVLSRMRDPYRSMFLLIILAPLLVSVVVRAFGWSMLLNSNGLANQAFGLVGLGPYKLEYTTFAIVIALVHVMLPFMVIPVWTAMQKLDPQTENAALSLMASPATILRRIVLPQLTPGILSGSLMVFGLSASAFAIPGLLGGRRLKVAATAVYDEFLGSLNWPLGATIALLLLVANLIVMLTYYRVLERKYARSLG, via the coding sequence ATGGCTAGTACGTTGCCCGCTTCGAACGACAACAGCGTGAAAACCGGCCATGTGCGCCGCGCACCATGGCAAGCGTTTGTGCCGTTGTGGCTGATGTGCGCGCCGGCTTTCCTGCTGTTCGCGGCGCTCGTGCTGGTGCCGCTCGTGATGACGCTGGTGCTGACCTTCTACCGCTTCGATCCGGCGAGCGGCCCGCTCGCCGCCTTCCAGTTCGGCAACTATGCGGAAGTGCTGAAATCGTCGTATTTCCACACGATCTTCCTGCGCACCTTCGGTATCGCCTTTCTGACCACCCTGCTGTGCATCGTGATCGGCACGCCGGAAGCTTATGTTCTGTCGCGCATGCGCGATCCGTATCGTTCGATGTTCCTGCTGATCATTCTCGCGCCGCTGCTGGTCTCGGTCGTGGTGCGCGCGTTCGGCTGGAGCATGCTGCTCAACAGCAACGGTCTCGCGAATCAGGCGTTCGGTCTTGTCGGGCTCGGACCGTACAAGCTCGAGTACACCACCTTCGCCATCGTGATTGCACTCGTGCACGTGATGCTGCCGTTCATGGTGATTCCGGTGTGGACCGCAATGCAGAAGCTCGACCCGCAAACGGAAAATGCCGCGCTTTCGCTGATGGCATCGCCCGCCACGATCTTGCGCCGCATCGTGTTGCCGCAACTCACGCCGGGCATTCTGTCGGGCAGCCTGATGGTGTTTGGTCTATCGGCGAGCGCCTTCGCGATTCCCGGCCTGCTCGGCGGACGGCGCCTGAAAGTCGCCGCCACCGCCGTCTACGACGAATTCCTCGGCTCGCTGAACTGGCCGCTCGGCGCGACCATCGCGCTCCTGCTGCTGGTCGCGAATCTGATCGTGATGCTCACTTACTACCGGGTTCTGGAGCGCAAGTACGCCAGAAGCCTCGGCTGA
- a CDS encoding ABC transporter ATP-binding protein, which produces MNATSIASQDQGPVTLLTVDNLKVQFAVPKGGFPWSGKSTLRAVDGVSFSVRRGETVGLVGESGCGKSTLARAIIGLAPVASGSVRWLDKETVLPDARRDTSRLRRDVQMIFQDPLASLDPRMTIEQIVAEPLLTHGQDIARTDVQRRVLTMLERVGLNAQHLRRYPHEFSGGQCQRVGIARALIGEPQLVICDEPVSALDVSIQAQIVNLLRDLQRELSLSLLFVAHDLAVVKAISHRVLVMYLGRVMEFGDKRDVYGMPRHPYTRALLSAVPVPDPVVERARRHLLLRGEIASPLSPPSGCAFRTRCPDAIEACASEIPQPVTHGASATRVACIRVNGASEEVPLVADR; this is translated from the coding sequence ATGAACGCCACTTCCATTGCAAGCCAAGATCAAGGTCCAGTAACGCTGTTGACGGTCGACAATCTCAAGGTGCAATTCGCCGTGCCGAAGGGCGGCTTTCCGTGGTCCGGCAAAAGCACGCTGCGCGCGGTGGATGGCGTGTCATTCAGCGTGCGGCGCGGCGAAACCGTGGGCCTCGTCGGCGAATCGGGTTGCGGCAAGTCCACGCTCGCGCGCGCGATCATCGGTCTCGCGCCGGTGGCGAGCGGCAGCGTGCGCTGGCTCGACAAGGAAACCGTGCTGCCGGATGCGCGCCGTGATACCTCACGCTTGCGCCGCGACGTGCAGATGATTTTCCAGGACCCGCTCGCCTCGCTCGATCCGCGCATGACGATCGAACAGATCGTCGCCGAACCCTTGCTTACGCATGGCCAGGATATTGCCCGCACCGACGTGCAACGGCGGGTGCTGACCATGCTCGAACGCGTCGGCCTCAATGCGCAGCATCTGCGCCGCTATCCGCATGAGTTTTCCGGCGGCCAGTGTCAGCGCGTCGGCATTGCGCGCGCGTTGATCGGCGAACCGCAACTGGTGATCTGCGACGAGCCGGTGTCCGCGCTCGACGTCTCGATCCAGGCGCAAATCGTCAACCTGTTGCGCGATCTTCAGCGCGAGTTGTCGCTGTCCCTGCTGTTCGTCGCGCACGATCTCGCGGTCGTCAAGGCGATCAGCCACCGCGTGCTGGTGATGTATCTGGGACGCGTGATGGAGTTCGGCGACAAACGCGACGTGTATGGCATGCCGCGTCATCCTTATACGCGTGCGTTGCTGTCGGCGGTGCCGGTGCCCGATCCGGTGGTTGAACGCGCACGCCGTCATCTGCTGTTGCGCGGCGAGATTGCGTCGCCGCTCAGCCCACCCTCCGGTTGCGCGTTTCGCACGCGCTGCCCGGATGCGATCGAGGCCTGCGCCAGCGAGATTCCGCAGCCCGTCACGCACGGTGCGAGCGCGACACGTGTTGCGTGCATTCGCGTGAACGGCGCCTCGGAGGAAGTGCCCCTGGTAGCCGATCGCTAA
- a CDS encoding FAD-binding oxidoreductase, with translation MSDTLHYDVAIAGGGLVGSSAALALARRGLRVGLFERRYCGAQASGVNYGGVRVQGRPVEQMPLAMRARRIWDRLPELIGIDGEFTVSGHLRLARREADLAALEAWADMARGHGLQAQLIGGATFRQRYPWLGAAAIGGSLCASDGHANPRLVSPAFARAARAAGADVREQTELTGIQHDGTRFQLRAGDMRFSADWLINSAGAWANTVAGYFGETAPMKPIYPNMWVTEPLPLFITHNLGVVGGGIYARQVARGNCVIGGGRGHGDGEYGQPSTETTRAVMRDACALLPPLREALLIRTWSGVEGETPDSNPIIGASRTVPRLLHAFGFSGGGFLLAPGVGDVLADLVIDGATSTPLDAFSINRFAAVAAPTVA, from the coding sequence ATGAGTGACACCTTGCACTACGACGTCGCGATTGCGGGTGGTGGGCTGGTCGGCTCATCGGCGGCGTTGGCGCTCGCGCGGCGCGGCTTGCGCGTGGGCCTGTTCGAGCGGCGCTATTGCGGCGCGCAGGCAAGCGGCGTGAACTACGGCGGCGTGCGCGTTCAGGGACGGCCGGTCGAACAGATGCCGCTCGCCATGCGTGCGCGGCGCATCTGGGATCGCTTGCCGGAGCTGATCGGCATCGACGGCGAATTCACGGTGTCGGGACATTTGCGGCTCGCGCGCCGCGAAGCCGATCTTGCCGCGCTCGAAGCATGGGCGGACATGGCGCGCGGCCACGGACTGCAAGCGCAGTTGATCGGCGGCGCCACGTTCCGGCAACGCTATCCATGGCTGGGCGCCGCGGCGATCGGCGGCTCGCTGTGTGCGAGCGATGGTCATGCGAATCCGCGGCTGGTGTCGCCTGCGTTCGCACGTGCCGCGCGCGCCGCGGGTGCGGACGTGCGCGAGCAAACCGAACTGACCGGGATCCAGCACGACGGCACACGCTTCCAGTTACGCGCAGGCGACATGCGCTTCAGCGCCGACTGGCTGATCAATTCCGCTGGCGCATGGGCGAACACGGTTGCCGGCTACTTCGGCGAAACCGCGCCGATGAAACCGATCTACCCGAACATGTGGGTCACCGAGCCGCTGCCGCTCTTCATCACGCACAACCTCGGCGTGGTCGGCGGCGGCATCTATGCGCGGCAAGTGGCGCGCGGCAATTGCGTGATTGGCGGCGGGCGCGGACACGGCGACGGCGAATACGGTCAACCGTCGACAGAAACCACCCGCGCCGTGATGCGCGACGCGTGCGCCCTGCTCCCGCCGCTGCGCGAGGCGCTGCTGATCCGCACATGGAGCGGCGTGGAAGGTGAAACGCCAGACAGCAATCCGATCATCGGTGCGAGCCGCACAGTGCCGCGTCTGTTGCATGCGTTCGGCTTCTCGGGCGGCGGTTTTTTGCTGGCGCCAGGGGTCGGCGACGTACTCGCGGATCTTGTAATCGACGGCGCCACGTCCACACCGCTCGACGCTTTTTCGATCAATCGCTTCGCTGCTGTTGCCGCGCCGACCGTCGCATAG